ggagagagcagcagcagaccgGCGCATCCGAGGCTTCCATCCGCCGGCGGAAGCAGGACTTAGGGCTAGGGAGACCGGAGTCCGGAGAAGAGTCACAAGCGGCGGGGAACACAGAGCGGAGCCTCCTAGcggcacagagacacagacccTCCCCGCCAGAGCTCAGACCGGCCGCCAACATGACTGCAGACGTGGCGGTGTCTCTTACGGTGCTCGTGGGGATCGTCGCGCTGAGCGATGCGACCCGCAGGTTGTTGACCAGGGCCCTCGCGGACACCGGGCTTTCCGTGTATGCGGTGGAGCTCGTATCTACCTTCCAGCTGTGCTGCTGCACGCACGAGCTAAAGCTGCTCTCGGAGGTGGGCGGGATCGAGCCTCAACTCGCGCTCACCTTGACGTACCTGGCGTCCGTTGTTCATGGGCTCACCTTCAGCGGGGCCATCGGTAACCCCTCTGGTGCGCTCGAGCACGCTTACCACGCGAGGCTCTCAGGGGGGTGCGCCCTGCGCCGGATCGTGTGCCAGTTCGCCGCGGCTGCCGCAGCGCGATTTGCGGCGCCGGTGATCTGGGGTATCGGGTTGTCTGGACTGCACATGCGGCACAAGCTGCTCGGTTACCGGTGCATCAGCCCCATTCACGCTCCGCTGCTCAAGGCCGCCGCTGTGGAGCTCGCGTGCGCCTTTGCAGTTCAGACTGCTGTAACGCACACGCGAATGGTGGAGGCGAAATACCGCGTGCACGCTGTAGCTGCGGTCATCGCAACAGTAGTTTATGCAGGTGGtgacttttctcttttctctatgttgttgtttattttaacgTCATGTGATTGTTTTATACAGTGATTGCATTATTAATTTAGACACAGTCTAACTTCAGTGTTACTTATATGATAAtatgaggtcagaggtcaacccACAAGACATTGTTAGttgctctttatttatttttggccagGATGATTAATATATGTGCTGTACTAAATGCTGAAGGGTCTCTGTATCCCATCTCTATTCATCATACTGTTTGTGCATTTACTATACAAAGACACCCTATCAGGGGctagatttggcccacaggccataagttgagtattcctgctgtatagatttaaaaagcaatcTCATTGCATG
The DNA window shown above is from Plectropomus leopardus isolate mb chromosome 5, YSFRI_Pleo_2.0, whole genome shotgun sequence and carries:
- the LOC121943741 gene encoding aquaporin-11-like; translation: MTADVAVSLTVLVGIVALSDATRRLLTRALADTGLSVYAVELVSTFQLCCCTHELKLLSEVGGIEPQLALTLTYLASVVHGLTFSGAIGNPSGALEHAYHARLSGGCALRRIVCQFAAAAAARFAAPVIWGIGLSGLHMRHKLLGYRCISPIHAPLLKAAAVELACAFAVQTAVTHTRMVEAKYRVHAVAAVIATVVYAGGSVTGAVFNPALAFSTQFPCSGHSFLEYCLVYWLGPLLGMMFSVLLFDKLIPLLTRKSTSPHLPLETKKRT